In Humulus lupulus chromosome 7, drHumLupu1.1, whole genome shotgun sequence, the following are encoded in one genomic region:
- the LOC133790425 gene encoding sulfite reductase [ferredoxin], chloroplastic — translation MTTSFGATTTPVFNDPKGQIGSFQGLKSANSFALSFPTRPVHVFSGSNRTLIRAVSTPAKPETVTEPKRSKVEIFKEQSNFIRYPLNEEILTDAPNINEAATQLIKFHGSYQQYNRDERGQKSYSFMLRTKNPCGKVPNQLYLTMDDLADQFGIGTLRLTTRQTFQLHGVLKKDLKTVMSSIIKNMGSTLGACGDLNRNVLAPAAPLVRKDYLFAQQTADNIAALLTPQSGFYYDVWVDGEQFMTVEPPEVTKARNDNSHGTNFPDSPEPIYGTQFLPRKFKIAVTVPTDNSVDLLTNDIGVVVVTDDKGEPQGFNLYVGGGMGRTHRVETTFPQLAVPLGYVPKEDILYAVKAIVVTQRENGRRDDRRYSRLKYLVSSWGIEKFRSVVEQYYGRKFEPNRELPEWEFKSYLGWHDQGDGNLFCGLHVDSGRVAGKMKKALREVIEKYGLSVRLTPNQNIILCDIRKSWRRPITTILAQAGLLHPRYVDPLNVTAMACPAMPLCPLAITEAERGIPDILKRVRAVFEKVGLRYSESVVIRITGCPNGCARPYMAELGLVGDGPNSYQLWLGGTPNQTSLARTFMNKVKIHDLEKVLEPLFYHWKRKRHSKESFGAFTNRLGFEKLQELVDKWEGPVVASSRHNLKLFADKETYEAIDKLAKVQDKSAHQLAIEVIRDFVASQSNGKSE, via the exons CCGGCAAAGCCAGAGACTGTAACCGAGCCTAAGCGTAGTAAAGTTGAAATATTCAAAGAACAAAGTAATTTCATAAGGTACCCTCTTAACGAGGAGATATTAACAGATGCCCCAAATATCAACGAGGCTGCTACACAATTGATCAAGTTCCATGGAAGCTATCAACAGTATAATAGAGATGAACGTGGCCAAAAGTCTTACTCATTTATGCTTCGTACGAAGAACCCTTGTGGGAAAGTTCCTAACCAACTTTACTTGACCATGGATGATCTTGCTGATCAGTTTGGAATTGGGACACTAAGATTAACAACCAGACAGACATTTCAGCTACATGGGGTTCTAAAGAAGGACCTCAAGACAGTAATGAGTAGCATTATTAAAAACATGGGCTCAACTCTGGGTGCCTGTGGTGATCTCAATAGGAATGTACTTGCTCCAGCTGCCCCACTAGTTAGAAAAGATTATCTCTTTGCACAACAAACAGCGGATAACATCGCAGCCCTGTTAACTCCTCAGTCTGGTTTTTACTATGATGTGTGGGTGGATGGTGAGCAATTCATGACGGTAGAACCTCCTGAAGTAACAAAGGCTCGCAATGATAATTCTCATGGAACAAATTTCCCTGATTCACCTGAACCTATCTATGGAACACAGTTCTTGCCCAGGAAATTCAAAATTGCAGTTACTGTGCCAACAGATAACTCTGTGGATCTTCTGACAAATGACATTGGTGTTGTTGTTGTCACTGATGATAAGGGGGAGCCACAAGGTTTCAATTTATAT GTTGGTGGTGGTATGGGAAGAACTCACAGGGTGGAAACCACTTTTCCCCAACTGGCAGTACCTTTGGGATATGTCCCAAAAGAGGATATTTTGTATGCAGTGAAAGCTATTGTTGTTACACAGAGAGAAAATGGCAGAAGAGATGATCGTAGATACAGTAGGCTGAAGTATTTAGTAAGCTCTTGGGGGATTGAGAAGTTTAGAAGTGTTGTTGAGCAATATTATGGAAGGAAATTTGAGCCTAACCGTGAATTACCTGAGTGGGAATTTAAAAGCTACTTAGGATGGCATGATCAG GGAGATGGCAATCTATTTTGTGGACTCCATGTTGATAGTGGTCGTGTAGCAGGGAAGATGAAGAAGGCACTGAGGGAGGTCATTGAAAAATATGGTTTGAGCGTGCGGCTAACACCAAATCAGAACATCATCTTGTGTGATATCCGAAAATCATGGAGGCGTCCCATCACTACAATACTTGCCCAAGCTGGTCTGCTG CATCCTAGATATGTAGATCCCCTTAATGTAACTGCAATGGCCTGCCCTGCAATGCCACTTTGCCCATTGGCAATAACTGAAGCAGAGCGAGGAATCCCTGACATCCTTAAGCGGGTTCGAGCAGTTTTTGAGAAG GTTGGTCTGAGGTACAGTGAGTCCGTGGTCATAAGGATAACTGGTTGTCCTAATGGTTGCGCCAGACCATATATGGCAGAACTTGGATTGGTTGGGGATGGTCCCAATAGCTACCAG TTGTGGCTTGGAGGAACACCCAATCAAACCTCACTTGCAAGAACCTTCATGAACAAGGTTAAGATTCACGACCTTGAAAAAGTTTTGGAACCATTGTTTTATCACTGGAAACGCAAACGCCATTCTAAAGAGTCATTTGGAGCCTTTACAAATCGCTTG GGATTTGAAAAACTTCAAGAATTGGTTGACAAATGGGAAGGTCCAGTGGTGGCTTCATCACGCCATAACCTGAAGCTTTTTGCAGACAAGGAGACATACGAAGCCATAGATAAACTGGCGAAAGTGCAGGATAAGAGCGCGCATCAGTTAGCTATAGAAGTCATTCGCGATTTTGTTGCTTCCCAGTCAAATGGGAAAAGTGAATGA
- the LOC133791267 gene encoding uncharacterized protein LOC133791267, with amino-acid sequence MIHKFLDGRSAHASEHMDLVSRTTERLPFEEWIQNEPKLRDFIIPPLPAFNGKGDPLNNLFQFQQKMALEANNEAIQCKVFSTTFSGPALLWFRQLKPGSVNSFGDLRRAFLQQYNANREVPRMMADLYRIEQGENEHPKSYLQCFFDLVHQIQDVEPVTAAKLFVKSLQVRSLLHENHTMTPPYDMAEIQIRAEGVFRLLEFRERAQKKSALISAPPANNC; translated from the coding sequence ATGATACATAAGTTTTTGGATGGAAGGTCCGCTCACGCTAGTGAGCACATGGATTTGGTATCAAGAACCACTGAGAGGTTGCCCTTTGAAGAGTGGATTCAGAACGAGCCTAAACTGCGGGACTTCATAATCCCTCCTCTACCCGCGTTTAATGGAAAAGGAGACCCTCTCAACAACCTATTCCAATTTCAACAGAAGATGGCCCTAGAAGCCAACAATGAAGCTATACAGTGCAAAGTTTTCTCCACGACTTTCTCTGGGCCAGCCCTGCTGTGGTTCAGGCAGTTGAAACCTGGTTCTGTCAACAGTTTTGGTGATCTCCGCAGAGCCTTTCTCCAACAGTATAATGCTAACCGCGAGGTACCAAGAATGATGGCAGATCTTTACCGAATTGAGCAAGGGGAAAATGAACATCCAAAATCATACCTGCAATGTTTCTTCGACCTCGTACATCAGATCCAAGATGTCGAACCAGTCACCGCGGCTAAGCTCTTCGTCAAAAGCTTACAGGTGAGATCTCTCTTACATGAAAACCACACCATGACACCACCTTATGACATGGCTGAGATTCAGATCCGTGCCGAGGGCGTCTTTAGGCTCCTGGAATTTCGAGAGCGTGCGCAGAAGAAATCTGCACTTATCTCTGCTCCACCAGCAAATaactgttag
- the LOC133790426 gene encoding photosystem II 5 kDa protein, chloroplastic, with amino-acid sequence MASMVMTASSFASGSAMTMAKPTTTTSRRGVMVAAKASAAAASEGEKVSLQMKKNKEESSSGRRDLMMAVAAAAVCSIAKVAMADEPPRGTPEAKKKYAPVCVTMPTARICRK; translated from the coding sequence ATGGCTTCTATGGTTATGACAGCCTCCTCATTCGCAAGTGGCTCAGCCATGACCATGGCCAAGCCCACCACAACAACAAGCCGCCGGGGTGTCATGGTGGCTGCCAAGGCCTCAGCAGCAGCAGCCTCAGAGGGTGAGAAGGTGAGCTTGCAAATGAAGAAGAACAAGGAAGAGAGCAGCAGTGGGAGGAGAGACTTGATGATGGCCGTGGCAGCGGCGGCTGTCTGCTCCATTGCCAAGGTTGCCATGGCTGATGAGCCACCAAGGGGAACCCCAGAAGCCAAGAAGAAGTATGCTCCTGTTTGTGTCACAATGCCAACAGCTCGTATCTGCCGCAAGTGA